The Impatiens glandulifera chromosome 3, dImpGla2.1, whole genome shotgun sequence genome contains a region encoding:
- the LOC124929721 gene encoding protein RALF-like 33, which produces MQSTWMMMIFSVVIVVLLMTTDIGVDAHLHRDQLPWEAARSGCSGTIDECINSAGGELDEEINRRILATTNYISYGALQRNTVPCSHRGASYYNCKTGAEANPYTRGCSAITRCRS; this is translated from the coding sequence atgcaGAGTacctggatgatgatgatcttcTCTGTAGTGATCGTTGTGTTGTTGATGACGACTGATATTGGAGTTGATGCACACCTGCACCGTGATCAATTGCCATGGGAGGCTGCGAGATCGGGCTGCAGTGGAACGATAGACGAGTGCATTAATTCTGCAGGAGGCGAGTTGGATGAGGAAATTAACCGGAGGATACTGGCGACGACCAACTACATCAGCTACGGAGCGCTGCAGAGGAACACGGTTCCGTGTTCACATAGAGGTGCTTCATACTATAACTGCAAGACCGGAGCCGAAGCCAATCCTTACACCCGAGGCTGCAGCGCTATCACTCGTTGCAGAAGTTAA
- the LOC124931708 gene encoding heat shock factor-binding protein-like has translation MDGPDDPKQSTADMTAFVQNLLQQMQARFQTMSESIVTKIDEMGARINELEQSINDLRTEMGAEASPSPLAPGKTDEGKQGEDGSS, from the exons ATG GATGGACCAGATGATCCTAAGCAAAGTACTGCAGATATGACTGCTTTT GTACAAAATCTTCTCCAGCAAATG CAAGCAAGGTTCCAAACCATGTCCGAGTCTATTGTTACAAAGA TAGATGAGATGGGAGCCAGGATAAATGAGTTGGAGCAGAGCATCAATGACCTAAGGACAGAAATGGGAGCGGAGGCTTCCCCTTCACCTCTTGCACCTGGAAAGACGGATGAAGGCAAGCAGGGAGAGGATGGTTCTTCTTAG